The following DNA comes from Mesorhizobium sp. B2-1-8.
ATGGCGAGCCCAATTGGCAGCGCCGCTACGAGCAACATTCGAAGGATCGGCCCAGGGGGCGTCCAACGATGATGTTCAGAGGCATCGGAATGAAATGCTCGGGTCGAAAACATGTGGTGTGATCCCTGGGTGAGATTGAACGATGGGCACCTCATAATGAGATTTCTGTCTCATTGCAATAATAATCTTATTAGGAGACGATGGTTTTGACATCCCGGGACACTGGACGCGGGTCGGCCGCGGCAGCTATCGCGCCGATCTCCGGCGAGGGCTGGGGTGTTGGTCTGATCTCACCTGATCGCAGCGTGGCGGACGGACTTCGTTCAGGGCCCGGACAGTTGGTGGCGGGTTCGCACAATGGCTCCCGGCCTCGTGGCGGCCGATGTCCCGCTGATGAATCGCGCCGGGCGGCATGCAGATCGTCGGCCTGCCCGACAGGGCGGTGACTGCGGGCGCGGACAGGCGGCGCTCCAGGCATCGGCGGCGGACCTGCCCAGGGAAGGCAGCCGTTACCACCTGCCGACCGCGCTCGGCCTGGAGCCTACATCTTACTATGCCTTGGCATACTGCTCGGCACTCATGACTTCGATGCAGACGAAGCGCTCGTTGCCTTCCACCCAGGCGTCGTGGCCCGGCGGAATCGTATAGGACGTGCCTTGCCCAAACGTTTTCTGGGTTCCGTCATTCATTTTGATGGTGATGGTTCCCGAGACGACGTAGCCGACATGCGAAACCTGACAACTGTCGGTCTTGACCACCGGCTTCACGCATTCGGACCATTTCCAGCCCGGCTCCATGTTGAGCCGGCCCAACGTATAGCCGGGAAGGCGCACCACTTCGACGCGCGTCTTGTCCGGCGTGCGAACTTCATCCGGGCTGTTGTGAGACTTGGACGCAAATTTGCTGACTTCCACACCGGCCATGTCATCCTCCCTGTACTCGACGCGGAGCCTGACGTTGCGATTGTCGGAACCGCGACGGATTCATATCCCATTTGGAGCCGGCATACAATTATAAGCAGTTGCTAAAATATATACTGACCGTGCCCGCTCCTCTCCTCTGCGGCGCCGGGTCGAATGGCCTGTTTTCATTTTGTCTTAACCATGTTCCGCTTTCTGCAACCGCATACAAGCGCTGTGCAGCCGGGGCGGTTACAGGTTCCGGAGATGTTCCGGGTTTGATCGGGGGGCCAGTGGAACCCTTGCGTGGGGGACAAACCGAGGGCGAGGGGAGGGCTAGCCTTTTCCACGAAATCCGTCCTTTTTGTTCTTGTATTGTTCTTGCCTAAGCCTGAAATCTGTGGTTGTCTTGCGTTGACGTCGCTCGCGGCCTGTTCACAAGGCCCGCGGCGAGCCGGCATCGGGGGCAGAAAATGGTGGCGCGGGTTCGTACGGTCGCTTTCCAGGGCATCGAGGCCGTGCCGGTCGACGTGCAGGTGATGATCGCGCCCGGCAAGGTCAACATGCACATCGTCGGCCTGCCGGACAAGGCGGTGGCCGAGAGCCGCGAACGGGTCCAGGCGGCCCTGCACGCGTCGGGCCTGTCGATGCCATCGAAGAAAGTAACGATCAATTTGGCGCCCGCCGACTTGCCCAAGGAAGGCAGCCATTACGATCTGCCGATCGCACTCGGGCTGATGGCGGCTCTCGGCGCCATTCCGGGCGACATGCTGGCCGGCTATGTCGTGCTCGGCGAACTGTCGCTAGACGGCACCATTACGGCGGTCGCCGGTGCCTTGCCGGCGGCGATCGGCGCCAATGCCGAGGGCAAGGGCCTGATCTGCCCGTTCGCCTGCGGCCCGGAAGCGGCCTGGGCGGGGCGGGAATTCGACATTCTGGCGCCGCGCAGCCTGATTGCCATAGCCAACCATTTCCGCGGCACGCAGGTGCTGTCTCGCCCCGAAGCCGGCATCCATGCCTCGGCCCGCGACCTGCCCGACCTTGCCGACATCAAGGGCCAGGAGACGGCGAAGCGCGCGCTGGAGGTGGCGGCCGCCGGCGGCCACAATCTCCTGATGATCGGTCCGCCCGGTTCCGGCAAATCGATGCTTGCGCAGCGTTTGCCGTCGATCCTGCCGCCGCTGGCGCCGAAGGAATTACTCGAGGTTTCGATGATCGCCTCGGTGGCTGGCGAGCTCGGCGAGGGCAAGCTGACCGACCGGCGGCCGTTCCGCGCTCCGCATCATTCGGCCTCGATGGCGGCAATGGTGGGCGGCGGCATACGCGCGCGGCCGGGCGAGGTGTCGCTCGCACATCACGGCGTGCTGTTCCTCGACGAGTTCCCCGAATTCACGCCGCAGACGCTCGATGCGCTGCGCCAGCCGCTGGAGACCGGCGACTGCATGATCGCCCGAGCCAACCACCGCGTCACCTATCCGGCACGCATCCAGCTGGTGGCGGCGATGAACCCCTGCCGCTGCGGCATGGCCGGCGAGCCGGGCTATCGCTGCCTGCGCGGCGAGCGCTGCCGCACCGACTACCAGGCGCGCATCTCAGGCCCGCTGCTCGACCGCATCGATCTCAGGATCGAAGTGCCGGCGGTCTCGGCCAGCGACCTGATCCGGCCCGACCGGGCGGAGAAGAGCGCCGAAGTTGCACTCCGCGCCGGCCGCGCGTGCACCCTC
Coding sequences within:
- a CDS encoding cupin domain-containing protein: MAGVEVSKFASKSHNSPDEVRTPDKTRVEVVRLPGYTLGRLNMEPGWKWSECVKPVVKTDSCQVSHVGYVVSGTITIKMNDGTQKTFGQGTSYTIPPGHDAWVEGNERFVCIEVMSAEQYAKA
- a CDS encoding YifB family Mg chelatase-like AAA ATPase, with translation MVARVRTVAFQGIEAVPVDVQVMIAPGKVNMHIVGLPDKAVAESRERVQAALHASGLSMPSKKVTINLAPADLPKEGSHYDLPIALGLMAALGAIPGDMLAGYVVLGELSLDGTITAVAGALPAAIGANAEGKGLICPFACGPEAAWAGREFDILAPRSLIAIANHFRGTQVLSRPEAGIHASARDLPDLADIKGQETAKRALEVAAAGGHNLLMIGPPGSGKSMLAQRLPSILPPLAPKELLEVSMIASVAGELGEGKLTDRRPFRAPHHSASMAAMVGGGIRARPGEVSLAHHGVLFLDEFPEFTPQTLDALRQPLETGDCMIARANHRVTYPARIQLVAAMNPCRCGMAGEPGYRCLRGERCRTDYQARISGPLLDRIDLRIEVPAVSASDLIRPDRAEKSAEVALRAGRACTLQRERFERLGVNSATTNAHCSPAVIEAIAVPDAAGLSLLKDASEKLAFSARAYHRVLKVARTLADLDASETVGRIHLAEAISYRMSAERVAQAA